A stretch of Vigna angularis cultivar LongXiaoDou No.4 chromosome 4, ASM1680809v1, whole genome shotgun sequence DNA encodes these proteins:
- the LOC108321060 gene encoding pentatricopeptide repeat-containing protein At3g57430, chloroplastic, translating into MQSNLNLIQPPLPYPFSLQTHHQIRTLPTPRHPPPPTVTATADAVERRSPSQWIDLLRYQTQSSSFHDAIATYAAMLAAAAPPDNFAFPAVLKAATAVHDLNLGKQLHAHVFKFGHASSVAVANTLVNLYGKCCDLAAARRVFDEIPERDHVSWNSMIATMCRFEEWEMSLHLFRLMLSENVESTSFTLVSVAHACSHVQGGTRLGKQVHAYTLRNDDLRTYTNNALVTMYARLGRVSDAKALFDVFDGKDIVSWNTIISSLSQNDRFEEALMYMYLMIVDGVRPDGVTLASVLPACSQLERLRIGREIHCYALRSGDLIENSFVGTALIDMYCNCKQAAKGRLVFDRVLRRTVAVWNAMLAGYARNELDDQALRLFIEMVSESEFCPNATTFSSVLPACVRCEKFLDEEGIHGYIVKRGLGKDKYVQNALMDMYSRMGKIKISKMIFGDIDRRDIVSWNTMITGCAVCGQYDDALNLLHEMQRGQGEDGRDTFVDCKDEVSIPLKPNSVTLMAVLPGCAALAALGKGKEIHAYAVKEMLAMDVAVGSALVDMYAKCGCLNLARIVFDQMPIRNVITWNVLIMAYGMHGKGEEALKLFRRMTAEGSNREVIRPNEVTYIAIFAACSHSGMVDEGLHLFHTMKASHGIEARADHYACLVDLLGRSGRIEEACELIHTMPSNLNKIDAWSSLLGACRIHQSVEIGEIAAKNLLLLEPNVASHYVLLSNIYSSAGLWEQAIEVRKKMKEMGVRKEPGCSWIEHGDEVHKFLAGDASHPQSKELHEYLETLSQRMRKEGYVPDTSCVLHNVDDEEKETMLCGHSERLAIAFGLLNTLPGTTIRVAKNLRVCNDCHVATKIISKIVDREIILRDVRRFHHFRNGTCSCGDYW; encoded by the coding sequence ATGCAATCCAATCTTAACCTTATCCAACCGCCACTCCCCTATCCCTTTTCCCTCCAAACCCATCACCAAATCCGCACTCTCCCGACTCCCAGACACCCTCCTCCACCCACCGTCACCGCCACCGCCGACGCCGTAGAACGCCGTTCTCCGTCCCAATGGATAGACCTCCTCCGATACCAGACTCAATCCTCTTCCTTCCACGACGCCATCGCCACCTACGCCGCCATGCTCGCTGCCGCCGCACCCCCAGACAATTTCGCCTTCCCCGCCGTTCTCAAGGCTGCAACCGCCGTGCACGACCTCAACCTCGGGAAGCAACTCCACGCGCACGTCTTCAAGTTTGGCCACGCGTCCTCCGTTGCCGTGGCTAACACCCTCGTCAACTTGTACGGCAAATGCTGCGACCTCGCTGCCGCGCGTCGCGTGTTCGACGAAATCCCCGAGCGAGACCACGTGTCTTGGAACTCCATGATCGCGACGATGTGTCGGTTCGAGGAGTGGGAGATGTCCCTGCACTTGTTTCGGTTAATGCTGTCGGAAAACGTGGAGTCCACTTCGTTCACGCTGGTCAGTGTGGCACACGCGTGCTCTCACGTGCAGGGTGGCACGCGGCTCGGGAAGCAAGTGCACGCGTATACTCTGAGAAACGACGATTTGAGAACTTATACCAACAATGCGTTGGTGACCATGTATGCGAGATTGGGGAGAGTTAGCGATGCTAAGGCATTGTTTGACGTGTTTGATGGTAAAGATATTGTGTCTTGGAACACTATTATTAGTTCTCTTTCTCAGAATGATAGGTTTGAGGAAGCGTTGATGTATATGTACCTTATGATCGTGGACGGGGTTAGGCCTGATGGGGTTACACTGGCGAGTGTTTTGCCAGCTTGTTCTCAACTGGAGAGGTTGAGGATTGGGAGAGAAATTCATTGCTATGCGTTGAGGAGTggggatttgattgagaattcgTTTGTTGGGACTGCGTTGATTGACATGTATTGTAATTGCAAGCAGGCTGCTAAGGGTAGGTTGGTTTTTGATAGAGTGTTGAGGAGGACGGTGGCGGTTTGGAATGCCATGCTTGCTGGTTATGCTCGGAACGAGCTTGATGATCAAGCGTTGAGACTGTTTATTGAGATGGTTTCTGAGTCTGAATTTTGTCCCAATGCCACTACTTTTTCGAGTGTTTTGCCTGCTTGTGTGCGTTGCGAGAAGTTTTTGGACGAAGAAGGGATCCATGGTTACATTGTGAAGAGGGGATTAGGGAAGGATAAGTATGTGCAGAATGCGTTGATGGACATGTATTCCAGGATGGGAAAGATTAAAATTTCGAAGATGATATTTGGTGACATAGATAGAAGGGATATAGTGTCTTGGAACACGATGATAACTGGCTGTGCTGTTTGTGGGCAGTATGATGATGCACTTAATCTTTTGCATGAAATGCAGAGGGGTCAAGGAGAAGATGGGAGAGACACATTTGTTGATTGTAAAGATGAGGTGAGCATTCCCCTCAAGCCGAATTCGGTAACTCTAATGGCTGTGCTTCCTGGTTGTGCTGCCTTGGCAGCGTTAGGTAAAGGAAAGGAGATTCATGCTTATGCTGTTAAAGAAATGTTGGCAATGGATGTTGCTGTGGGAAGTGCATTAGTGGACATGTATGCAAAATGTGGTTGCCTGAACTTGGCTAGGATAGTCTTCGATCAAATGCCCATAAGAAATGTTATTACTTGGAATGTTCTTATCATGGCTTATGGGATGCATGGGAAAGGGGAAGAGGCTCTGAAGCTTTTCAGAAGAATGACAGCAGAAGGAAGCAATAGGGAAGTAATAAGGCCCAATGAAGTGACCTATATTGCTATTTTTGCTGCTTGCAGTCATTCTGGGATGGTGGATGAAGGCCTTCATTTATTCCATACAATGAAAGCTAGTCATGGGATTGAAGCCAGAGCTGACCATTATGCTTGTCTTGTGGACTTGCTTGGCCGATCTGGTCGGATCGAAGAGGCCTGTGAATTGATCCACACAATGCCATCCAATTTGAACAAAATAGATGCATGGAGTAGTTTGCTTGGCGCCTGTAGGATTCACCAGAGTGTAGAAATTGGTGAAATTGCAGCAAAGAACCTGCTTCTCTTGGAGCCAAATGTAGCCAGCCATTATGTTCTACTGTCTAACATATACTCCTCAGCGGGGCTCTGGGAACAGGCAATAGAGGTAcggaagaaaatgaaggaaatggGAGTAAGAAAAGAACCTGGTTGTAGTTGGATTGAGCATGGTGATGAGGTTCATAAGTTTTTGGCAGGGGATGCTTCACACCCACAGAGTAAAGAACTTCATGAGTATCTTGAAACTCTGTCCCAAAGAATGAGAAAGGAGGGTTATGTGCCTGATACTTCATGTGTCCTTCACAATGTTGAtgatgaagagaaagaaacaatGCTATGTGGGCATAGTGAGAGACTGGCTATAGCTTTTGGCCTTTTAAATACCCTCCCAGGGACTACCATCAGGGTTGCCAAAAACCTTC
- the LOC108321143 gene encoding uncharacterized protein LOC108321143, whose amino-acid sequence MESELLAPTIPAAKVSSLFIYPIKSCRGISVSHAPLTPTGLRWDRQWVVVNSKGRACTQRVDPKLALVEVQLPPDALAEDYQPTNNSYMVLKAPGMESLKICLSKQHEVTEAITVWEWTGSAWDEGIEASRWFSDYLGKPCQLVRFNAASEVRRVDPNYVGGQHRTYFSDGYPFLLLSQESLDALNELLQEPIPINRFRPNILVEGCDPYSEDLWTEIKISGFSFQGVKLCSRCKVPTINQETGISGSEPTETLMKTRSGKVLRPDAKNKNKVYFGQNIVWNWMDSSAKGSGKIIRVGDPVYVLRKVSSAAEAAA is encoded by the exons ATGGAGTCTGAATTGTTGGCACCAACAATTCCAGCAGCCAAAGTTTCAAGCCTCTTCATATACCCAATCAAGTCATGCCGTGGAATTTCTGTTTCCCATGCTCCCCTTACTCCCACTG GACTTAGATGGGATCGGCAATGGGTGGTGGTGAATTCCAAAGGGAGGGCATGCACCCAAAGAGTTGATCCAAAGCTTGCTTTGGTTGAGGTTCAACTGCCGCCAGATGCACTTGCTGAGGACTATCAACCTACGAACAATTCCTACATGG TGTTGAAAGCTCCTGGGATGGAATCTCTCAAAATTTGTTTGAGTAAACAGCATGAAGTAACAGAAGCTATCACAGTCTGGGAATGGACTGGATCTGCCTGGGATGAAGGAATAGAAGCCTCACGGTGGTTTTCAGATTATTTAGGAAAACCCTGTCAACTGGTCCGCTTCAATGCTG CTTCGGAAGTTAGACGAGTGGATCCTAATTACGTTGGGGGACAACATCGAACCTATTTCTCTGATGGTTATCCATTCTTACTTTTATCTCAG GAATCATTAGATGCACTAAATGAGCTTCTACAAGAACCCATACCTATTAATCGTTTCAGACCCAA TATCCTTGTTGAAGGTTGTGACCCATATTCTGAGGACTTGTGGACTGAGATAAAAATAAGTGGGTTTTCATTTCAGGGAGTCAAGCTGTGCTCCCGTTGTAAG GTACCCACAATCAATCAGGAGACTGGGATATCTGGATCTGAGCCAACTGAGACTCTTATGAAAACTAGGTCTGGCAAAGTCCTTAGACCagatgcaaaaaataaaaacaag GTATACTTTGGTCAGAATATAGTATGGAACTGGATGGATTCTTCTGCTAAAGGGAGTGGAAAAATCATTCGAGTTGGAGATCCTGTTTATGTTCTTAGAAAGGTCTCTTCTGCAGCCGAAGCAGCTGCCTGA
- the LOC108321040 gene encoding uncharacterized protein LOC108321040 isoform X1, whose protein sequence is MGGGASTTPTPSAKVSAIFIYPIKSCRGISVSHAPLIHTGFRWDRQWMVVNPHGRMYTQRVEPKLALVEVELPSEAFLENWEPTQESYMVVKAPGMQALKVCLSKQEQEVADAVTVWEWTGSAWDEGAEASQWFSDYLGKSCQLVRFNSASEVRKVDPDYVKGQHDTLFTDGYPFLLASQESLNALNEHLKEPISINRFRPNILVEGCEPFSEDIWTEIKISKFSFFGVKLCYRCKMPTINQGTGIAGPEPNEILMKTRSGEIIRPNDKNKKRVYFGQYMTWNWTEFSAERSGKIIEVGGPVYVLRKVSSSAEAAA, encoded by the exons ATGGGTGGTGGAGCATCAACAACACCAACACCTTCAGCCAAAGTATCAGCCATCTTCATATACCCAATTAAATCATGCCGCGGAATTTCTGTTTCCCATGCTCCACTCATTCATACTG GATTTCGATGGGATCGACAATGGATGGTGGTGAATCCTCATGGAAGGATGTACACTCAAAGAGTTGAACCAAAGCTTGCTTTGGTTGAGGTTGAACTGCCATCTGAGGCCTTTCTTGAAAACTGGGAACCAACTCAAGAATCCTATATGG TGGTGAAAGCACCTGGGATGCAAGCTCTCAAAGTTTGTTTGAGTAAACAAGAGCAGGAAGTAGCAGATGCTGTCACAGTATGGGAATGGACTGGATCTGCCTGGGATGAGGGAGCCGAAGCATCTCAGTGGTTCTCAGATTATTTAGGAAAATCCTGTCAACTGGTCCGCTTCAACTCTG CTTCTGAAGTTAGAAAAGTGGATCCTGATTATGTCAAGGGACAACATGATACCTTATTTACTGATGGTTATCCATTCTTACTAGCATCTCAG GAATCCTTGAATGCACTAAACGAGCATCTGAAGGAGCCCATTTCTATTAATCGGTTTAGACCCAA TATCCTCGTTGAAGGGTGTGAACCATTTTCTGAGGACATATGGACAGAAATCAAGATAAGcaagttttcattttttggtGTCAAACTCTGCTACCGTTGTAAG ATGCCTACAATCAATCAAGGGACCGGAATAGCAGGGCCTGAACCAAATGAAATTCTCATGAAAACTAGGTCTGGAGAAAtcataaggccaaatgataaaaataaaaaaagg GTTTACTTTGGTCAGTATATGACCTGGAACTGGACAGAATTTTCAGCTGAAAGAAGTGGTAAAATCATTGAAGTGGGGGGTCCTGTTTATGTTCTTCGGAAGGTCTCTTCTTCAGCTGAAGCAGCTGCTTGA
- the LOC108321040 gene encoding uncharacterized protein LOC108321040 isoform X2, whose product MGGGASTTPTPSAKVSAIFIYPIKSCRGISVSHAPLIHTGFRWDRQWMVVNPHGRMYTQRVEPKLALVEVELPSEAFLENWEPTQESYMVVKAPGMQALKVCLSKQEQEVADAVTVWEWTGSAWDEGAEASQWFSDYLGKSCQLVRFNSASEVRKVDPDYVKGQHDTLFTDGYPFLLASQESLNALNEHLKEPISINRFRPNILVEGCEPFSEDIWTEIKISKFSFFGVKLCYRCKVLYNVPPIMRLKNMEHMTYPDIVHL is encoded by the exons ATGGGTGGTGGAGCATCAACAACACCAACACCTTCAGCCAAAGTATCAGCCATCTTCATATACCCAATTAAATCATGCCGCGGAATTTCTGTTTCCCATGCTCCACTCATTCATACTG GATTTCGATGGGATCGACAATGGATGGTGGTGAATCCTCATGGAAGGATGTACACTCAAAGAGTTGAACCAAAGCTTGCTTTGGTTGAGGTTGAACTGCCATCTGAGGCCTTTCTTGAAAACTGGGAACCAACTCAAGAATCCTATATGG TGGTGAAAGCACCTGGGATGCAAGCTCTCAAAGTTTGTTTGAGTAAACAAGAGCAGGAAGTAGCAGATGCTGTCACAGTATGGGAATGGACTGGATCTGCCTGGGATGAGGGAGCCGAAGCATCTCAGTGGTTCTCAGATTATTTAGGAAAATCCTGTCAACTGGTCCGCTTCAACTCTG CTTCTGAAGTTAGAAAAGTGGATCCTGATTATGTCAAGGGACAACATGATACCTTATTTACTGATGGTTATCCATTCTTACTAGCATCTCAG GAATCCTTGAATGCACTAAACGAGCATCTGAAGGAGCCCATTTCTATTAATCGGTTTAGACCCAA TATCCTCGTTGAAGGGTGTGAACCATTTTCTGAGGACATATGGACAGAAATCAAGATAAGcaagttttcattttttggtGTCAAACTCTGCTACCGTTGTAAGGTACTTTATAATGTCCCACCCATTATGCGCCTCAAGAACATGGAGCACATGACTTACCCTGACATTGTCCATCTATGA
- the LOC108321134 gene encoding cationic amino acid transporter 5 has translation MSTGRRDNDEAEHQRGYWRWSKQDFLPEESFQSWNNYVSALSHTWIRFKDRLFSRSDDATETEELKKQSEHDMKRCLNWWDLTWIGFGSVIGAGIFVLTGQEAHDHAGAAIVLSYVASGFSAMLSVFCYTEFAVEVPSAGGSFAYLRVELGDFVAFITAGNILLGSVIASAAVARSWTSYFTNLLNRPENSLRIKTNLKEEYLLDPIASGVLVIASVITIISTRRTSFLNWIASAINTAVIIFVIVAGFIHADTSNLSPFLPYGAKGVFQAAAIIYFAYGGFDNIATMAEETKKPSRDIPIGLVGSMFMITVIYCLMALSLSMMQKYTAIDTGAAFSVAFQHVGMKFAKYVVAFGALTGMTTVLLVGRLAQARYITHIARCHMIPPWFALVHHKTRTPINATLLITIVSAIIAFFTGLKVLSSLISVSTLFVFMMISIALLVRRYYVRGATPRENLLKLVIFLGLIIASSMGISAYWGLRPNGWFGYTVTVPVWFLATLGMSLFLTQQRVPRVWGVPLVPWLPSLSIATNVFLMGTLEYEAFIRFGACTVVMLIYYFLFGLHATYDMAHQQEKLQSKVDHRETIKNEGP, from the coding sequence ATGTCTACTGGCAGAAGAGACAACGATGAGGCCGAACATCAAAGAGGATATTGGAGATGGAGCAAACAAGATTTCTTGCCAGAGGAGTCCTTCCAAAGCTGGAACAACTACGTTTCTGCCCTCTCACACACATGGATAAGGTTCAAGGATCGTCTCTTCAGCAGATCAGATGATGCCACTGAGACAGAAGAACTCAAGAAACAAAGTGAACATGACATGAAACGTTGCCTCAACTGGTGGGATCTCACATGGATAGGTTTTGGTTCAGTGATTGGAGCAGGAATCTTTGTGCTCACTGGTCAAGAAGCTCATGACCATGCTGGAGCAGCAATTGTTTTATCCTATGTTGCCTCAGGCTTCTCAGCAATGCTTTCGGTTTTCTGCTACACTGAGTTTGCCGTAGAAGTTCCATCAGCAGGAGGGTCATTTGCTTATCTGAGAGTTGAATTAGGAGACTTTGTTGCTTTCATAACAGCTGGCAACATTCTTCTTGGAAGTGTTATTGCTAGTGCAGCAGTGGCCAGATCATGGACTTCTTACTTCACAAACCTTTTGAACCGTCCAGAGAATTCCCTGCGCATTAAAACAAATCTCAAAGAGGAGTACTTGTTGGACCCTATAGCTTCTGGGGTTCTGGTGATTGCTTCAGTGATCACAATAATCAGCACAAGAAGAACTTCATTTCTCAATTGGATAGCTTCTGCCATTAACACTGCTGTTATTATATTTGTGATTGTTGCCGGGTTTATTCATGCAGACACATCAAATTTGTCACCCTTTTTACCTTATGGGGCTAAGGGGGTGTTTCAAGCTGCAgcaattatttattttgcatACGGAGGATTTGACAATATTGCAACCATGGCTGAGGAAACTAAGAAGCCATCAAGGGACATTCCTATAGGTTTGGTTGGGTCAATGTTCATGATCACAGTGATTTATTGCCTGATGGCACTCTCGCTGAGTATGATGCAGAAATACACAGCAATAGACACTGGTGCTGCATTCTCAGTTGCATTTCAGCATGTGGGGATGAAGTTCGCAAAGTATGTGGTGGCTTTTGGAGCCCTGACGGGAATGACTACAGTGCTTCTGGTGGGGAGATTGGCACAGGCACGTTATATTACTCACATTGCACGATGCCACATGATCCCACCATGGTTTGCACTTGTGCACCATAAGACCAGAACCCCAATAAATGCTACATTGTTGATCACCATTGTAAGTGCCATCATAGCTTTTTTCACAGGCTTGAAGGTGCTGTCAAGCTTGATATCTGTGAGCACACTCTTCGTCTTCATGATGATATCTATTGCCCTTCTGGTGAGGAGGTACTACGTCAGAGGGGCCACACCGAGGGAGAACCTGTTAAAGCTAGTTATCTTCTTGGGGCTTATCATTGCTTCTTCAATGGGAATTTCAGCCTACTGGGGGCTGAGGCCTAATGGTTGGTTTGGATACACTGTGACTGTTCCTGTTTGGTTCTTGGCAACTCTAGGGATGTCATTGTTTTTGACTCAGCAGAGGGTGCCAAGAGTTTGGGGGGTTCCACTTGTCCCATGGTTGCCATCTTTGTCAATTGCAACAAATGTGTTCCTGATGGGGACTTTGGAGTACGAAGCCTTCATAAGATTTGGAGCGTGCACAGTGGTAATGCTGATCTACTATTTTCTCTTTGGTCTCCATGCAACTTATGATATGGCTCACCAACAAGAAAAGCTGCAATCAAAAGTTGATCACAGAGAAACCATCAAGAATGAAGGGCCATAG
- the LOC108321133 gene encoding pentatricopeptide repeat-containing protein At4g20090 isoform X2 yields MIHALPKCSTTNLLKHSLPRTLHSYFSLTLTFPFHSSSPHGPQPHPSAKIFKSGTKMGSYKLGDLSFYSLIQNHASALDFGSLEEVLDQMKRERRAFVEKNFIVMFKAYGKAHLPEKAVDLFFRMGGEFQCKQTVKSFNSVLNVVIQEGLFNRALEFYSHVVASKSFNIHSNALTFNLVIKAMCRLGLVDQAIEVFREIPLRNCAPDAYTYSTLMHGLCQEGRIDEAVSLLDEMQVEGTFPNPVAFNVLISALCKNGDLARAAKLVDNMFLKGCVPNEVTYNALVHGLCLKGKLEKAVSMLNKMVMSKCVPNDVTFGTLINGFVKQGRASDGARVLVSLEERGRRGNEYVYSSLISGLCKEGKFNHAMRLWKEMVGKGCKPNTVVYSALIDGLCREGKLDEARDILSEMKSKGYLPNSFTYSSLMRGYFEAGISHKAILVWKEMATDNCNHNEVCYSILINGLCKDGKIVEALMVWKQMLSRGIKLDVVAYSSMIHGLCNANLMEQGVKLFNQMLCQGPEIAFVEGK; encoded by the exons ATGATCCATGCTCTGCCCAAGTGCTCCACAACAAACCTTCTCAAACACTCTCTTCCAAGAACACTCCATAGCTATTTCTCCCTAACCCTAACATTCCCCTTTCACTCTTCCTCTCCCCATGGACCTCAGCCTCACCCTTCGGCTAAAATCTTCAAATCAGGTACCAAAATGGGTTCTTACAAATTGGGTGATTTGTCTTTCTATTCCCTCATTCAGAACCACGCCTCAGCCCTCGATTTTGGGTCCCTGGAAGAGGTCCTTGATCAAATGAAGCGCGAAAGAAGGGCTTTTGTAGAGAAGAATTTCATTGTTATGTTCAAAGCTTATGGGAAGGCCCATTTGCCTGAGAAAGCTGTGGACTTGTTCTTCAGAATGGGGGGTGAGTTTCAGTGTAAACAAACTGTGAAATCATTCAATTCGGTTCTCAATGTGGTTATTCAAGAGGGTCTTTTCAATCGTGCCTTGGAGTTTTACTCACATGTTGTTGCATCCAAGAGTTTTAACATACACTCAAATGCACTCACTTTTAACTTGGTCATTAAGGCCATGTGTAGGCTTGGTTTGGTTGATCAAGCAATTGAGGTTTTTAGAGAGATTCCACTGCGGAATTGTGCCCCCGATGCATACACGTATTCGACCTTGATGCATGGGTTGTGTCAGGAGGGTAGAATCGACGAGGCGGTTTCGCTGTTGGATGAAATGCAAGTTGAGGGCACCTTCCCTAACCCCGTGGCGTTTAATGTGTTGATCAGTGCATTGTGCAAGAATGGTGACTTGGCACGTGCGGCTAAGCTTGTTGATAATATGTTTCTCAAGGGTTGTGTCCCGAATGAAGTGACCTATAATGCACTTGTTCATGGCTTGTGCCTAAAGGGAAAGTTGGAGAAGGCGGTGAGTATGTTGAATAAGATGGTGATGAGTAAGTGTGTGCCTAATGATGTTACTTTTGGAACACTTATTAATGGGTTTGTTAAACAAGGTAGAGCCTCTGATGGAGCTCGTGTTTTGGTCTCCTTGGAAGAGAGAGGCCGTCGTGGGAACGAGTATGTGTACTCGTCCCTTATCAGCGGCCTGTGCAAGGAGGGAAAATTCAATCATGCAATGCGGTTGTGGAAGGAAATGGTTGGAAAGGGATGTAAACCAAATACTGTTGTTTATAGTGCTCTTATTGATGGGCTTTGCCGAGAAGGGAAGCTAGATGAAGCAAGGGATATCTTATCTGAAATGAAGAGTAAAGGTTACTTGCCCAATTCCTTCACTTACAGTTCCCTAATGAGGGGTTATTTTGAAGCAGGCATTAGCCATAAAGCAATTCTTGTTTGGAAAGAGATGGCAACCGATAATTGTAATCATAATGAGGTTTGTTACAGTATACTCATTAATGGCTTGTGCAAGGATGGGAAGATTGTGGAGGCTTTAATGGTGTGGAAGCAAATGCTGAGTAGAGGAATTAAATTAGATGTTGTGGCTTACAGTTCAATGATTCATGGCTTATGTAATGCTAACTTAATGGAACAGGGCGTGAAACTTTTCAATCAGATGCTTTGTCAGGGGCCGGAG ATTGCGTTTGTAGAAGGCAAATGA
- the LOC108321133 gene encoding pentatricopeptide repeat-containing protein At4g20090 isoform X1: protein MIHALPKCSTTNLLKHSLPRTLHSYFSLTLTFPFHSSSPHGPQPHPSAKIFKSGTKMGSYKLGDLSFYSLIQNHASALDFGSLEEVLDQMKRERRAFVEKNFIVMFKAYGKAHLPEKAVDLFFRMGGEFQCKQTVKSFNSVLNVVIQEGLFNRALEFYSHVVASKSFNIHSNALTFNLVIKAMCRLGLVDQAIEVFREIPLRNCAPDAYTYSTLMHGLCQEGRIDEAVSLLDEMQVEGTFPNPVAFNVLISALCKNGDLARAAKLVDNMFLKGCVPNEVTYNALVHGLCLKGKLEKAVSMLNKMVMSKCVPNDVTFGTLINGFVKQGRASDGARVLVSLEERGRRGNEYVYSSLISGLCKEGKFNHAMRLWKEMVGKGCKPNTVVYSALIDGLCREGKLDEARDILSEMKSKGYLPNSFTYSSLMRGYFEAGISHKAILVWKEMATDNCNHNEVCYSILINGLCKDGKIVEALMVWKQMLSRGIKLDVVAYSSMIHGLCNANLMEQGVKLFNQMLCQGPEVQPDVITYNIILNAFCMHNNISRAIDILNIMLDQGCDPDFITCDVFLKTLRENVNPPQDGREFLDELVVRLVKKQRTIGASKIIEVMLHKFLLPKASTWAMIVKQLCKPKSVRKVISECWSKLSY from the coding sequence ATGATCCATGCTCTGCCCAAGTGCTCCACAACAAACCTTCTCAAACACTCTCTTCCAAGAACACTCCATAGCTATTTCTCCCTAACCCTAACATTCCCCTTTCACTCTTCCTCTCCCCATGGACCTCAGCCTCACCCTTCGGCTAAAATCTTCAAATCAGGTACCAAAATGGGTTCTTACAAATTGGGTGATTTGTCTTTCTATTCCCTCATTCAGAACCACGCCTCAGCCCTCGATTTTGGGTCCCTGGAAGAGGTCCTTGATCAAATGAAGCGCGAAAGAAGGGCTTTTGTAGAGAAGAATTTCATTGTTATGTTCAAAGCTTATGGGAAGGCCCATTTGCCTGAGAAAGCTGTGGACTTGTTCTTCAGAATGGGGGGTGAGTTTCAGTGTAAACAAACTGTGAAATCATTCAATTCGGTTCTCAATGTGGTTATTCAAGAGGGTCTTTTCAATCGTGCCTTGGAGTTTTACTCACATGTTGTTGCATCCAAGAGTTTTAACATACACTCAAATGCACTCACTTTTAACTTGGTCATTAAGGCCATGTGTAGGCTTGGTTTGGTTGATCAAGCAATTGAGGTTTTTAGAGAGATTCCACTGCGGAATTGTGCCCCCGATGCATACACGTATTCGACCTTGATGCATGGGTTGTGTCAGGAGGGTAGAATCGACGAGGCGGTTTCGCTGTTGGATGAAATGCAAGTTGAGGGCACCTTCCCTAACCCCGTGGCGTTTAATGTGTTGATCAGTGCATTGTGCAAGAATGGTGACTTGGCACGTGCGGCTAAGCTTGTTGATAATATGTTTCTCAAGGGTTGTGTCCCGAATGAAGTGACCTATAATGCACTTGTTCATGGCTTGTGCCTAAAGGGAAAGTTGGAGAAGGCGGTGAGTATGTTGAATAAGATGGTGATGAGTAAGTGTGTGCCTAATGATGTTACTTTTGGAACACTTATTAATGGGTTTGTTAAACAAGGTAGAGCCTCTGATGGAGCTCGTGTTTTGGTCTCCTTGGAAGAGAGAGGCCGTCGTGGGAACGAGTATGTGTACTCGTCCCTTATCAGCGGCCTGTGCAAGGAGGGAAAATTCAATCATGCAATGCGGTTGTGGAAGGAAATGGTTGGAAAGGGATGTAAACCAAATACTGTTGTTTATAGTGCTCTTATTGATGGGCTTTGCCGAGAAGGGAAGCTAGATGAAGCAAGGGATATCTTATCTGAAATGAAGAGTAAAGGTTACTTGCCCAATTCCTTCACTTACAGTTCCCTAATGAGGGGTTATTTTGAAGCAGGCATTAGCCATAAAGCAATTCTTGTTTGGAAAGAGATGGCAACCGATAATTGTAATCATAATGAGGTTTGTTACAGTATACTCATTAATGGCTTGTGCAAGGATGGGAAGATTGTGGAGGCTTTAATGGTGTGGAAGCAAATGCTGAGTAGAGGAATTAAATTAGATGTTGTGGCTTACAGTTCAATGATTCATGGCTTATGTAATGCTAACTTAATGGAACAGGGCGTGAAACTTTTCAATCAGATGCTTTGTCAGGGGCCGGAGGTACAGCCGGATGTGATAACgtataacataattttaaatgcTTTTTGCATGCATAATAACATCTCTCGAGCCATTGATATTCTAAATATTATGCTAGATCAAGGTTGTGATCCTGATTTTATTACGTGCGACGTATTCTTGAAAACTTTAAGAGAAAATGTGAATCCACCTCAAGATGGTAGGGAGTTTCTAGATGAGCTTGTAGTAAGGCTAGTTAAGAAACAGAGAACAATAGGTGCTTCCAAAATTATCGAAGTGATGCTGCATAAATTTTTGCTGCCTAAAGCTTCTACGTGGGCAATGATTGTTAAACAGCTCTGCAAACCTAAAAGTGTTCGAAAAGTCATCAGTGAATGTTGGAGCAAGCTAAGTTACTGA